TACCTTTAGCTCTCTGGATATACTCCCTTGACATTTACATTGCAAAATATCTCGATAGAGGCGAGATGGGTGGTTAGTATGATTACTGAAATAATCATCTATCTCGGCCTAGCATTAATAGGTCTGGGCGCAGTAGCGGACTTGATCGCGTCAATAGGGATGCACAGGTTTAAAAACTTCTATCTCCGCCTCCACGCTACCACGGTTGGAACAATCTGGGGCGCAGTGTTCCCGATCATAGGTGCTTCCATAATAGCCTTCGTTTACGAACCATTAGGCCAATATAGGTACTTAATGGGAGGGGCTGGCCTTATTACAGCCTTGATAATAATGTTGCTGGCTCCCGCAGGCTCCCACGCATTAGCCCGTGCAATTCACAAGGCGGGCATCGCTAAGGTTGTCCCCTGTGTTCACGATGAACTGAACCCTGAAATGTGCGGTGAGAAATAATGGTCCCCCCTGAAACCCTAACCTACCTATTCATGGCCGTGGCTGGAATCGGTTCAACCATCTCGGTGTACTACGCTATTTTCGAGAAGGATTTGTTAAAGGCGGTTATTTACAGTGCTATTCAGAGCACTTTCTACGCTCTACTATACTTTTTACTCATGGCTCCTGATATTGTTCTCGTATACCTCCCAGTCGCGGTTGGACTCATACCAGGTGTTTTGATCATTCTAATAAGTAAGACTGAACGGGAGGAGAGAGAAGATGAAGAGGTTGGTTAAGACCCTAGTC
This is a stretch of genomic DNA from Thermosphaera aggregans DSM 11486. It encodes these proteins:
- the mnhG gene encoding monovalent cation/H(+) antiporter subunit G, which translates into the protein MITEIIIYLGLALIGLGAVADLIASIGMHRFKNFYLRLHATTVGTIWGAVFPIIGASIIAFVYEPLGQYRYLMGGAGLITALIIMLLAPAGSHALARAIHKAGIAKVVPCVHDELNPEMCGEK
- a CDS encoding Na(+)/H(+) antiporter subunit B → MVPPETLTYLFMAVAGIGSTISVYYAIFEKDLLKAVIYSAIQSTFYALLYFLLMAPDIVLVYLPVAVGLIPGVLIILISKTEREEREDEEVG